One window of the Anaeromyxobacter dehalogenans 2CP-C genome contains the following:
- the fusA gene encoding elongation factor G: protein MYTDFSKLRNIGISAHIDSGKTTLTERILFYTKRIHAIHEVKGKDGVGATMDSMELERERGITIASAATHCEWKGLHLNIIDTPGHVDFTIEVERSLRVLDGAILVLCSVAGVQSQSLTVDRQMRRYNVPRLAFVNKCDRSGANPIRVKDQLREKLQHNPVLMQLPIGLEDKFEGVVDLVKMKAFRFSGDDGEVITESEIPADMQADAARAREELLDAASMFSDELTDAILEDRVTEELIKAAVRKGTLALKLTPVFMGSAYKNKAVQKLLDGVVDYLPDPTEVVNEAHDLTKDEEKVALTIDNEKPTVALAFKLEDGRYGQLTYLRIYQGKLSRDMFITNMRTKKDHRIGRLVRMHSDQMEDIDAAGSGDIVAMFGVDCNSGDTFTDGTVKLNMTSMHVPEPVIALSIKPVDSKSETNMGKALRRFTREDPTFRAGLDEESGETIIRGMGELHLEVYIERMKREYNCIVEVSPPQVAYRETVSQRADFAYTHKKQTGGSGQFGRVCGYIEPCEQQFEFVDDVVGGAIPREFISAVEKGFRSMLAKGRLLGFPVVNTRVVINDGASHAVDSSDIAFQEAARGAWREGFDRAKPRLLEPIMRVVCEGPAEFSGGILGTLMQRRAMIIGSQDDGGLARIEAEVPLAEMFGYSTTLRSATQGKAEFSMEFSRYLPVPAAMAEELMTKASKKAEGGKK, encoded by the coding sequence GTGTACACGGATTTTTCGAAGCTCCGGAACATCGGGATCTCGGCCCACATCGACAGCGGCAAGACCACGCTGACGGAGCGGATCCTCTTCTACACGAAGCGCATCCACGCCATCCACGAGGTGAAGGGCAAGGACGGCGTCGGCGCGACGATGGACTCGATGGAGCTCGAGCGCGAGCGCGGCATCACCATCGCCTCCGCCGCGACGCACTGTGAGTGGAAGGGGCTCCACCTCAACATCATCGACACCCCCGGCCACGTGGACTTCACCATCGAGGTGGAGCGGTCGCTCCGCGTCCTCGACGGCGCCATCCTCGTGCTCTGCTCGGTGGCCGGCGTCCAGAGCCAGTCGCTCACCGTGGACCGCCAGATGCGGCGCTACAACGTGCCGCGCCTCGCGTTCGTCAACAAGTGCGACCGCTCCGGCGCGAACCCGATCCGCGTCAAGGACCAGCTCCGCGAGAAGCTCCAGCACAACCCGGTGCTGATGCAGCTCCCCATCGGCCTCGAGGACAAGTTCGAGGGCGTCGTCGATCTCGTGAAGATGAAGGCGTTCCGCTTCAGCGGCGACGACGGCGAGGTCATCACCGAGTCCGAGATCCCGGCCGACATGCAGGCCGACGCGGCCAGGGCGCGCGAGGAGCTGCTCGACGCGGCCTCCATGTTCTCCGACGAGCTCACCGACGCGATCCTCGAGGACCGCGTCACCGAGGAGCTGATCAAGGCGGCCGTCCGCAAGGGCACGCTCGCGCTCAAGCTCACCCCGGTGTTCATGGGCTCGGCCTACAAGAACAAGGCCGTCCAGAAGCTGCTCGACGGCGTGGTGGACTACCTCCCGGATCCCACCGAGGTGGTCAACGAGGCCCACGACCTCACCAAGGACGAGGAGAAGGTCGCCCTCACCATCGACAACGAGAAGCCGACGGTGGCGCTGGCGTTCAAGCTCGAGGACGGGCGCTACGGCCAGCTCACCTACCTGCGCATCTACCAGGGCAAGCTCTCGCGCGACATGTTCATCACGAACATGCGCACGAAGAAGGACCACCGCATCGGCCGGCTCGTGCGCATGCACTCCGACCAGATGGAGGACATCGACGCCGCCGGCTCCGGCGACATCGTCGCGATGTTCGGCGTGGACTGCAACTCGGGCGACACGTTCACCGACGGCACGGTCAAGCTGAACATGACCTCGATGCACGTGCCCGAGCCGGTGATCGCGCTCTCCATCAAGCCGGTGGACTCGAAGAGCGAGACCAACATGGGCAAGGCGCTCCGGCGCTTCACCCGCGAGGACCCGACCTTCCGCGCCGGCCTGGACGAGGAGAGCGGCGAGACCATCATCCGCGGCATGGGCGAGCTGCACCTCGAGGTCTACATCGAGCGCATGAAGCGCGAGTACAACTGCATCGTCGAGGTGTCGCCGCCGCAGGTGGCGTACCGCGAGACGGTCAGCCAGCGCGCCGACTTCGCCTACACGCACAAGAAGCAGACCGGCGGCTCCGGCCAGTTCGGCCGCGTGTGCGGCTACATCGAGCCCTGCGAGCAGCAGTTCGAGTTCGTGGACGACGTGGTGGGCGGCGCGATCCCGCGCGAGTTCATCTCCGCGGTGGAGAAGGGCTTCCGCTCGATGCTCGCCAAGGGCCGCCTGCTCGGCTTCCCCGTGGTGAACACGCGCGTCGTCATCAATGACGGCGCCAGCCACGCGGTGGACTCGTCCGACATCGCGTTCCAGGAGGCCGCCCGCGGCGCCTGGCGCGAGGGCTTCGACCGCGCCAAGCCGCGCCTCCTCGAGCCCATCATGCGCGTGGTGTGCGAGGGCCCGGCGGAGTTCTCCGGCGGCATCCTGGGCACGCTCATGCAGCGGCGCGCCATGATCATCGGCTCGCAGGACGACGGCGGCCTGGCCCGCATCGAGGCCGAGGTGCCGCTGGCCGAGATGTTCGGCTACTCGACCACCCTGCGGTCCGCGACCCAGGGCAAGGCCGAGTTCAGCATGGAGTTCTCGCGCTACCTGCCGGTCCCGGCGGCCATGGCCGAGGAGCTCATGACGAAGGCGTCCAAGAAGGCCGAAGGCGGGAAGAAGTAG
- a CDS encoding SRPBCC family protein: MGIRAPAAKVYEALATVEGVAGWWTRETTGRAAPGGTMRFMFRTPDGTELGGMEFEVLELKPEQEVRWRCTGGPQEWIGTEVAFRLSRDADQTVIAFGHRGWRETSEFMGHCSMKWATFLLSLKAFVETGKGRPAPDDLKIDTWN; encoded by the coding sequence ATGGGAATCCGGGCCCCCGCCGCGAAGGTCTACGAGGCGCTGGCCACGGTGGAGGGGGTCGCGGGCTGGTGGACCCGCGAGACGACGGGGCGCGCCGCGCCCGGCGGGACCATGCGCTTCATGTTCCGCACGCCGGACGGCACCGAGCTGGGTGGGATGGAGTTCGAGGTGCTGGAGCTGAAGCCCGAGCAGGAGGTGCGCTGGCGCTGCACGGGCGGGCCGCAGGAGTGGATCGGGACGGAGGTGGCGTTCCGGCTGTCGCGGGACGCCGACCAGACGGTGATCGCCTTCGGCCACCGGGGCTGGCGCGAGACGTCGGAGTTCATGGGCCACTGCAGCATGAAGTGGGCGACGTTCCTGCTGAGCCTCAAGGCCTTCGTCGAGACGGGGAAGGGCAGGCCGGCCCCGGACGACCTCAAGATCGACACCTGGAACTGA
- a CDS encoding EstA family serine hydrolase produces MAGSIAESLRAHGRSPTREARVAGLVRPGFEAVRQAFEENFDRRGELGAACAVYLRGERVVDLWGGVRDAATGEPWREDTMALVFSATKGMASLAIALAHSRGLIDFDERVSTYWPEFAQAGKGAITVRQLLAHQAGLFALDERPDARLVADPDRLAAALARQKPAWPAGARQAYHAITVGFYQGELLRRVDPARRTLGRFFQEELATPLGLDFYIRLPASIPDARLAPLFRSGRMPLRMLLTMPPALAIAGMNPRSRLRRALQGSELPERCERGVYARDLEIPAGGGVGTARAMARAYGVFAAGGKELGLREETLRQLMAPPVRPARGFRDACLKVEIAYALGFAKPTAGYPWGHPSAFGAPGAGGAFGFADPHSGIGFGYVPNGMGMHLDDPRAAALRRAVYGSIGVEDPYRG; encoded by the coding sequence ATGGCGGGTTCGATCGCGGAGTCGCTGAGGGCGCACGGCAGGTCGCCGACACGGGAGGCCCGCGTCGCCGGCCTGGTCCGGCCGGGCTTCGAGGCGGTGCGGCAGGCGTTCGAGGAGAACTTCGACCGGCGCGGAGAGCTGGGCGCCGCCTGCGCGGTCTACCTGCGGGGCGAGAGGGTGGTGGACCTGTGGGGCGGCGTCCGCGACGCGGCGACCGGCGAGCCGTGGCGGGAGGACACCATGGCCCTGGTCTTCTCCGCGACGAAGGGCATGGCGAGCCTCGCCATCGCCCTCGCGCACTCGCGCGGGCTGATCGACTTCGACGAGCGGGTGAGCACGTACTGGCCGGAGTTCGCGCAGGCGGGGAAGGGCGCCATCACGGTCCGGCAGCTGCTCGCGCACCAGGCCGGCCTGTTCGCGCTCGACGAGCGGCCGGACGCGAGGCTCGTCGCGGATCCGGATCGGCTGGCCGCGGCCCTCGCCCGGCAGAAGCCGGCCTGGCCCGCCGGGGCGCGGCAGGCGTACCACGCGATCACGGTGGGCTTCTACCAGGGCGAGCTGCTGCGCCGGGTCGATCCGGCGCGCCGGACGCTGGGCCGCTTCTTCCAGGAGGAGCTGGCGACGCCGCTCGGGCTCGACTTCTACATCCGGCTCCCGGCGTCGATCCCGGACGCGAGGCTCGCGCCGCTGTTCCGCTCCGGGCGCATGCCGCTGCGCATGCTCCTCACCATGCCCCCCGCGCTCGCGATCGCGGGCATGAACCCGCGCTCGCGCCTGCGCCGCGCGCTGCAGGGGTCCGAGCTGCCGGAGCGGTGCGAGCGCGGCGTCTACGCCCGGGACCTCGAGATCCCCGCGGGAGGAGGCGTGGGGACGGCGCGCGCCATGGCGCGGGCGTACGGGGTGTTCGCGGCCGGCGGGAAGGAGCTGGGACTGCGCGAGGAGACGCTGCGGCAGCTCATGGCGCCGCCGGTGCGGCCGGCGCGCGGGTTCCGCGACGCGTGCCTGAAGGTGGAGATCGCCTACGCGCTGGGGTTCGCGAAGCCGACCGCCGGGTACCCGTGGGGCCACCCGAGCGCGTTCGGCGCGCCGGGCGCGGGCGGGGCCTTCGGCTTCGCGGATCCGCATTCCGGGATCGGCTTCGGCTACGTGCCCAACGGAATGGGCATGCACCTCGACGATCCGAGGGCGGCCGCGCTGCGGCGGGCGGTATACGGATCGATCGGCGTCGAGGACCCGTACCGCGGCTGA
- a CDS encoding DUF1697 domain-containing protein, whose product MSRYLVLLRGINVGGKNLIGMPALKAAFETEGFGDVVTYIQSGNVLVSSPERGPALVPRIEAMLSRAFDYSASVVVLSSTQLRRVVEHAPDGFGSRPERFRYDAIFLKPPLSPAQALERVPVNPDVDEVTAGPGVLYYSRLTAKASQSRMSRIVGTPIYKQMTIRNWNTTARLHELMGE is encoded by the coding sequence ATGAGCCGCTACCTGGTGCTGCTCCGCGGGATCAACGTCGGCGGGAAGAACCTCATCGGCATGCCCGCCTTGAAGGCCGCGTTCGAGACCGAGGGCTTCGGCGACGTCGTCACGTACATCCAGAGCGGCAACGTGCTCGTCTCGTCCCCCGAGCGCGGCCCCGCCCTCGTCCCGCGCATCGAGGCGATGCTCTCGAGGGCGTTCGACTACTCCGCCAGCGTCGTCGTGCTCTCGAGCACGCAGCTCCGCCGCGTGGTGGAGCACGCGCCGGACGGCTTCGGGTCGCGGCCCGAGCGCTTCCGCTACGACGCCATCTTCCTGAAGCCCCCGCTGTCGCCCGCCCAGGCGCTCGAGCGCGTCCCGGTGAACCCGGACGTGGACGAGGTCACCGCCGGCCCCGGCGTCCTCTATTACTCGCGGCTGACGGCGAAGGCGTCGCAGAGCCGCATGAGCCGCATCGTCGGGACGCCCATCTACAAGCAGATGACGATCCGGAACTGGAACACCACGGCGCGGCTGCACGAGCTGATGGGCGAGTGA
- a CDS encoding penicillin-insensitive murein endopeptidase yields the protein MTRFRFTMLVAAVAVAAFPATLAVAWVRVLADGNTPSRVFGTVARGSIEHAHVIPPWGPGYVTYSFLGAALGRQYVDGRVRDTLLASFAARSRAEGGRRFVVGETGWPGGGRFRPHRSHQNGMAVDVFVPLRTRRGDAAEIGTWPWNTFGYGLEFDHRGERDDRRIDFEALAALLLEVDGQATRHGLRVGRVILAPEFVPLVLDTPSGRRLDRLGDRITRKPAWVRHDEHVHLDFERSGAAGVAR from the coding sequence ATGACGCGATTCCGGTTCACCATGCTCGTCGCGGCCGTCGCGGTGGCCGCCTTCCCGGCGACGCTCGCCGTCGCATGGGTGCGGGTCCTCGCGGACGGAAACACGCCGTCGCGCGTCTTCGGCACCGTTGCCCGGGGGAGCATCGAGCACGCGCACGTGATCCCGCCGTGGGGACCGGGGTACGTCACGTACTCGTTCCTCGGGGCGGCGCTGGGCCGGCAGTACGTAGACGGCCGCGTGCGCGACACGCTCCTGGCCTCCTTCGCCGCGAGGTCGAGGGCCGAGGGCGGGCGCAGGTTCGTCGTGGGCGAGACCGGCTGGCCAGGGGGAGGGCGGTTCAGGCCGCACCGCTCGCACCAGAACGGGATGGCGGTGGACGTGTTCGTGCCGCTCCGGACCCGGCGCGGCGACGCGGCCGAGATCGGCACGTGGCCGTGGAACACGTTCGGCTACGGGCTCGAGTTCGACCATCGGGGCGAGCGCGACGACCGTCGGATCGACTTCGAGGCCCTCGCGGCCTTGCTGCTGGAAGTCGATGGCCAGGCCACCCGGCATGGGCTCCGCGTCGGGCGGGTCATCCTCGCGCCGGAGTTCGTGCCGCTCGTCCTGGACACGCCGTCGGGCCGCCGGCTCGACAGGCTGGGGGATCGCATCACCCGCAAGCCGGCGTGGGTCCGCCACGACGAGCACGTTCACCTCGACTTCGAGCGGTCCGGTGCGGCGGGCGTCGCGCGGTAG
- a CDS encoding TetR/AcrR family transcriptional regulator, which yields MARWEPDARGRLERAAMELYRERGYDQTTVAEIAARAGLTERTFFRHFADKREVLFWGAAALRQRIVHGIAQAPAEAAPLDVVVGALESTAPLFEERRAVARQRQALIAAHPELQEREVMKLTLLAAAAAEALRARGVAGPAAWLAAEAGMAVFKLAFEGWVGDAKGRGLPHHLRAARDDLEAVVGRRGPSGASRRGTKRGRG from the coding sequence ATGGCGAGATGGGAACCGGACGCGCGCGGCAGGCTCGAGCGTGCCGCGATGGAGCTCTACCGGGAGCGCGGCTACGACCAGACGACGGTCGCGGAGATCGCCGCGCGCGCGGGGCTCACCGAGCGCACGTTCTTCCGCCACTTCGCCGACAAGCGCGAGGTCCTGTTCTGGGGCGCGGCGGCCCTGCGCCAGCGCATCGTCCACGGAATCGCGCAGGCGCCCGCGGAGGCCGCGCCGCTCGACGTCGTCGTCGGTGCGCTCGAATCGACGGCGCCCCTCTTCGAGGAGCGTCGCGCCGTTGCGAGGCAGCGCCAGGCCCTCATCGCCGCCCACCCCGAGCTGCAGGAGCGCGAGGTGATGAAGCTCACGCTGCTCGCCGCGGCCGCCGCGGAGGCGCTGCGTGCGCGCGGCGTCGCCGGGCCCGCGGCGTGGCTGGCCGCCGAGGCGGGGATGGCGGTGTTCAAGCTCGCGTTCGAGGGCTGGGTCGGGGACGCGAAGGGGCGGGGGCTCCCGCACCACCTCCGCGCGGCGCGCGACGACCTCGAGGCGGTCGTCGGGCGGCGCGGTCCCTCGGGAGCTTCGCGCCGGGGCACGAAGCGAGGCCGCGGCTAG